The following is a genomic window from Geoalkalibacter halelectricus.
AGAAAAACTTCACCGAAGCCGACCAGAAGCGGTTGGTCGATGAATACATGGAAAAAATGCAGAAGGTGGGAGAATTAAGTTGAGTCTCAGCGCGATTTCAAAACGGTACGCCCGTGCCCTCATCCAACTGGGCAGCGAGCAAAACAAGGTAGAGGAATTTGCCGGCGAACTCGACAAAGTTCAGGCCGCCTTCGCCGCCGAAAAAAACCTCCGCACGGTCCTGGAAAGCCCTGCTTTCCCTTTTCGCAAACGCGCCGCGGTTCTAACTGCGCTCGGCGAAAAACTCGGCCTGTCGGAAGGCATGAGAAACTTCCTCGGCCTGCTGCTGGAAAAACAGCGTCTGCGCTTCCTGCCGCAGATCGCCGAGCATTACCAGCGGTTTGCCGATGAACTCTCGGGAACCTTGCGCGCACGGCTGACCTCGGCCGTCAAGCTCGACGCCGCGCAGGCGGTGGTGATCCGCACCGGGCTGCAACAGCAAACCGGCAAAAAGATCATCCTGGATACCCGGGTCGATCCGTCCCTGATCGGCGGCATCAAGGCCGAATTCGGCGGGCGAATCTTCGACGGCAGCCTCAGCACGCAGTTGAAACGATTTGAAGATAAATTAACGAAGGGGTGAGAAGGGCTTATGCAAATCAAAGCGGAAGAAATCAGCGCGATCATCAAGAAGCAGATTGAAAATTTCGGTCGCGAGGTCGAAGTCAGCGAAACCGGCACCGTCATCAGCATCGGCGACGGGATCGCCCGTATCCACGGCCTCGACAAAGCCATGGCCGGCGAACTTCTGGTCTTTCCCGGTGATACCATGGGCATGGTTCTCAACCTTGAGGAAGACAACGTCGGCGCTGCCATTTTCGGCGACTACGAGCACATCAAGGAAGGCGCCACGGTCAAGCGCACCGAGAAAATCGTGCAGGTTCCCGTCGGCGAGGCTCTCATCGGTCGCGTCGTCAACGGCATCGGCATTCCCATCGACGGCAAGGGCGACATCAAGACCGATTCCTTTCTCAAGGTTGAAGTCAAGGCGCCCGGCATCGTTGCGCGCAAGTCCGTGCATGAGCCCTTGCAGACCGGTCTCAAGGCCATCGATTCCATGGTGCCCATCGGCCGCGGGCAGCGCGAGCTGATCATCGGCGACCGCCAGACCGGCAAGACCGCCGTGGCCATCGACACCATCATCAACCAGCAGGGCCAGAACTGCATCTGCATCTACGTCGCCATCGGCCAGAAGCGCTCCACCGTGGCCCAGGTGGTCGACAAGCTCAAGCAGCACGGCGCCATGGATTACACCATCGTCGTCGCCGCCACCGCTTCCGAGCCTGCTCCCCTGCAATTCATCGCTCCCTATACCGGCGTCACCATGGGTGAATACTTCCGCGACAACGCCAAGCACGCCCTGATCATCTACGATGATCTTTCCAAGCAGGCCGTCGCCTACCGCCAGCTCTCGCTGCTGCTGCGCCGCCCGCCGGGACGCGAAGCCTATCCCGGTGATGTTTTCTACCTCCACAGCCGCCTGCTGGAGCGCGCGGCGAAGCTCAGCGACGAAATGGGCGCCGGCAGCCTGACCGCTCTGCCGATCATCGAAACCCAGGCCGGCGACGTCTCGGCGTACATTCCGACCAACGTCATCTCCATTACCGATGGCCAGATCTTCCTGGAAACCGACCTGTTCTACTCCGGTGTGCGTCCGGCCATCAACGTCGGTCTGTCCGTCTCGCGCGTCGGTGGCTCGGCGCAGATCAAAGCCATGAAGCAGGTGGCCGGCACCCTGCGCCTGGCGCTGGCACAGTACCGTGAAATGGCGGCCTTTGCTCAGTTCGGCTCGGATCTCGACGCCGCCACCCAGCGCCAGCTCAATCGCGGCGCACGCCTGGTGGAGGTCCTTAAGCAGGGCCAGTACCAGCCCCTGCCCGTCGAGAAGCAGATTCTCGTCATCTTCGCCGCCAACAACGGCTATCTCGACGAGCATCCGGTCAATGCCGTCCAGCGCTACGAGGCCGAACTGACCACGTTCATCGAGGCCAAGCATCCCCAGATTCTCGAGGACATCCGTACCAAGAAAGCCATCGACGGCGATCTGGAAGCGCGCATTAAATCGGCTCTGGATGAGTTCAAAGGACACTTCGTCATTGCGTAACTCAGACCGGAAGGTGTTTTGACAGATGGCTAATCTCAAATCCATAAAAAAACGCATCGGCTCCGTCAAGAACACGCGCCAGATCACCAAGGCGATGAAGATGGTCTCGGCCGCCAAGTTGCGCCGCGCTCAGGACGCCATCGTCGCTGCGCGCCCCTACGCCGATAAAATGACCCAGGTGCTCGCCGGGCTCGCCTTGCGCGAGGACCCCGATTCTCATCCCCTGCTCAAGCAGCGCGAGCAACATCGGGCCCTCATCGTCCTGATGACCGGCGATCGCGGGCTTTGCGGCGGCTTTAACGCCAACGTCTCGAAGATGGTCGAGCGCTATATTCGCGCCAACGCCGAAGGCTACGAGCAAATCGATCTGATGATCATCGGCCGCAAGGGCAACGACTACCTGAAGCGCCGCCCCGGTCTGAATATCGTCAAAGTCTACGAGCACCTGACCGGCTCGATTTCCTACAGCACCGCCGCCCTGCTGGGGCAGGAAATCATCGAGCTGTACAAGGAAGAACAATACGACGTGGTCCATCTGGCCTACAACGCGTTTCGCAGCGCCATCAGCCAGGTTCCGACCATGACCCAGGTTCTTCCCATCGTTCCGCGCGCGGTCAAGGAGGATGAATTCCTCGTCGATTACATTTTCGAACCCTCGCGTGGCGAGGTTCTCGAACAGATTTTGCCCAAAAACGTCGAAGTCCAGATTTTCCGCTCTCTGCTCGAATCGGTCGCCTCGGAACACGGTGCCCGCATGAGCGCCATGGACAGCGCCAGCAAGAACGCCAATCAGATGATCGGGCGTTTGACCCTTGAGTACAACCGGGCGCGCCAGGCTGCCATCACCAAGGAGCTTATGGAAATCATCTCGGGCGCCGAGGCCATCAAGTAAACGGATCAGTCTTTCACCCCGGCGGTGAAAATAAGGAGGAACGATTCATCATGAACAAGGGAAAAATCAATCAGGTCATCGGCCCCGTCGTCGACGTCGAATTCGAGCCGGGCAAATTGCCTGAAATTTATCACGCCCTCAAGGTCAGCAATCCTTCCATTTCCAATCAGGAATGGAACCTGGTGCTCGAAGTTTCCCAGCACCTGGGCGAAAACACCGTACGTACCATCGCCATGGACTCCACCGACGGTCTGGTGCGCGGCCAGGAAGTTCTCGACACCGGCAAACAGATCGTCATGCCCGTGGGCAGCAAAACCCTGGGCCGCATCCTTAACGTGGTCGGCGAGCCCATCGATGAAGCCGGCCCGGTCAACGCCGAGCTGGAGTGGGAAATTCATCGCCCGGCGCCCGCTTTCGTCAATCAGTCGACCAGCGTCGAGGCGTTTGAAACCGGTATCAAGGTTGTCGACCTTCTCGCTCCCTATTCCCGTGGCGGCAAGATCGGGCTGTTCGGTGGCGCCGGCGTCGGCAAGACCGTTTTGATCATGGAGTTGATCCACAATATCGCCAAGCAGCACGGCGGCTTCTCGGTTTTCGCCGGGGTCGGCGAGCGCACCCGCGAAGGAAACGACCTCTGGCATGAAATGAAGGATTCCGGCGTTCTCAGCAAAGCCGCCCTGATCTACGGCCAGATGAATGAGCCCCCCGGAGCTCGCGCCCGTGTCGCCCTGTCCGCCCTGACCGTCGCCGAATATTTCCGTGACGAGGAAAACCAGGACGTGCTGCTGTTCGTCGACAACATTTTCCGCTTTACCCAGGCGGGCTCCGAGGTCTCGGCGCTCCTCGGCCGCATCCCCTCGGCGGTCGGTTATCAGCCAACCCTGGGCACGGAGATGGGTGAGCTGCAGGAGCGTATCACCACCACCGACAAGGGCTCGATCACCTCGGTTCAGGCCATCTATGTTCCTGCCGACGACTTGACCGACCCCGCTCCGGCCACCGCCTTCGCTCATCTTGACGCCACCACCGTGCTTTCGCGCCAGATCGCCGAGCTCGGCATCTACCCCGCGGTCGATCCCCTGGACTCCACCAGCCGCATTCTTGATCCCCAGGTGGTCGGCGAAGAACACTACAAGGTAGCGCGCGACGTCCAGTACATTCTGCAACGCTACAAGGATCTGCAGGACATCATCGCCATTCTCGGCATGGACGAACTCAGCGAGGACGACAAATTGACCGTCGCCCGTGCCCGCAAGATTCAGCGCTTCCTGTCCCAGCCCTTCCACGTCGCCGAGGTCTTCACCGGTTCCCCCGGCAAATACGTTGAGCTCAAGGACACCATCAAGGGCTTCCAGGAAATCGTCGCGGGCAAGCATGATGAACTCCCCGAGCAGGCCTTCTATCTGGTCGGAACCATCGAGGAAGCCATCGAAAAAGCCAAGAAACTGGCTGCTTGATCACCAGCAATGTGAAGCAGGCGGGAGCTGAGGCTCCCGCCACTTTCTTCAAAAGGTCACTGAGTCCATGGCAGAGAAGTTGAAACTTGACCTGGTCACTCCCTACCGCCTAGTTCTCTCCGAGGATGTGGATGAAATCACCGCGCCCGGATTGGTGGGTGAGTTCGGTATTCTCCCCGCCCACACGCCGATGCTGACCACCCTGCAAATCGGCGAATTCAGCTATCGCAAAGGCAATGAGCTTTTTCACGTGGCTGTCAACTGGGGGTTTGTCGAAGTCGAGAATGATCGGGTGACGGTGCTGGTAGAAACCGCCGAACTGGCCGACGAGATCGATCTCGAACGCGCCAAGGCTGCTCTCGGTCGCGCGGAGGAAGCCCTCAAAAAACTGACCCAGGATGAGAAGGACTTCCTCGTCATGAAAGCCGCCCTTGACCGCGCCATGGTGCGCATCAAGGTCGCCGGACGCCTCGGCGTTAAATAACCCCCCTGCGGGACCACCATCCACACACAAAAAAAGCAGCCCCTCCAGGCTGCTTTTTTTATTGCACTTTCCCTTCGTCCAGGATAGTCCAACAGCCTCCTAGGCCTCCCCCTGCAACTGCGACATTTTTTCTTCCACCAGGGTCAGGTGGCGAAACATGGCCGTGCGGGCTTTTTCCGGGTTGCGCTCGGCAATGCCCTCGAAAATGGCCCGATGCTGCTCCAAAAGCAGCTCGACCATGCCATCGCGCCGATAGAATTCCGTCAGGGCTACCTGGATGGTTTTGTGAAACAGGGAATGAATGGTGTTGAGAACATGCATCTGTAAGGTATTATGGGTCGCCGCGGTGATGGCGTAATGAAACTGGGCGTCCACATCGGCATCCCAACCGCCCTGGGCGGCCTGCCTTTCCATGATGCCCAGCAATTCGCGCAGGCGCTTGATTTCCTCGTCCGTGGCGCGCTGGGCGGCCAGGTACGCGGACCAGGTTTCAAGCCCCATGCGCACCTCGACCAGGGCATAGTGCATGGCGGGGTTTTCCTCCACCAGGGTCAAGAGGGGATCCTGCAACGCCGCCGCGGTCAGGGACCGGACATAGGTTCCCCCGCCCTGGCGCGCCTCGACCAGCCCCATGGCATCCAGGACCATGATCGCTTCGCGCACCGAGGGCCTGCTCACCCCGAGCATGCCGGCGAGTTCACGCTCGGAGGGAATTTTCTCGCCCGGCTTGAGTTCTCCGGCGGAAATCAGGGCCTTGATCTGTTCAACGATTTCCTCGGAAATCTTTTTGGGTCGAATGGGTCTGAAAACACTGGCCATGCCACTGCTCCGAATGGTGAAATGGTAAGACCGGATGAATAACATTTTTTTTGCGGGAAATCAATTCAATCCCGACCAGGATTGGCCATGACTTCGGCGCGCCGCTGCATCCTTCATCTCGACCTTGACGCCTTCTATGCTGCCGTCGAGCAGCGCGATCATCCCCAGCTCCAAGGCCGCCCGGTCATCGTGGGCGGCAGCCTGCGCCGGGGGGTGGTCTGCGCAGCTTCCTACGAAGCGCGCTATTACGGGGTACGCTCGGCCATGCCCATGGCCCAGGCGCTGCGCCTGTGTCCCGAGGCGGTGGTGCAGCCGGTGCGCATGGCCGAATACCGCGCCGCGTCGCGTGCCGTCTTCGCCATTTTTGCCCGCTACACCGACTGCATCGAGGCTCTATCCATCGACGAGGCCTTTCTCGATGTCAGTCACAGCCTGAGGCTGTTCGGCCCCGGCGCCGCCATTGCCGGGAAAATTCGTCAGGAGGTGCGGGACGAAACCGGCCTGACCCTGAGCGCCGGGATCGCCCCCAACAAATTTTTAGCCAAACTGGCGTCCGAAGCCGCCAAGCCCGACGGCCTGCGCGAGATTCATCCGGATCAAATCGATGCTTTTCTCCTTCCCCTGCCGGTCAGATCCCTCTGGGGTGTCGGAGCTGTCACCGCCGAGCGTCTGGCCGCCATGGGCATCCGCCAGGTCGGGGAGTTGCGCCGCTTGAGCCGCGACTTTCTGCACCGCCGCTTCGGCACCGCTGGAGGCTTGCTCTACGAGTTGGCGCGCGGCATTGACGAGCGGCCCGTCGACAGTGAGGCCCGGATCAAATCCATCGGTCACGAGGACACCTATGCCGAGGATCTCAGGGATACCGAGGTGATGCGGCGGGAATTGCTCGCATTGAGTGAACGGGTGGCGGGGCGGTTGAGAAGAAAAGGCGTTCAGGGGCGCTGCGTCACGGTAAAGGTCAAGTTTGCTGATTTTTCCGTGGTCACCCGCAGCCGGACCCTCTCCACCGGGCTGAGCAACGGCGGCGAAATTTTTTCCGTCGCCTGCGAATTGCTTGGGCAAACCGAGGCCGGACGCCGCCCGGTGCGCTTGTTGGGAGTTAGTCTCTCCACCCTGGAGGCGCTGGGCGCAGGACAGCCGGAACTTTTTTCCGCGCCCAGGCACGAGCGCCTGCTGCGCCTGGATCGGGCCGTGGACGCACTGCGCGAACGTTTCGGCGACCCGGGGGTGGTCAAGGCCGGGCTGCTGGCGCACCCTCCTTCCGCTTCAGACGTCGAAGAGTGAGGAAACGGCGCCGAGGGCCGCCGCCAACTCCGCGGGGTCATGCACCTCCAGCGCCAGGGAGGCCCGCGGCGCCTGGTCTTGCACCAGATCGCGAAGCTTGGTGAAGGGGATCAGCCCCTGGCCGGGGGGCAGGTGGTCGTCTCCCTCGCCCCGATTGTCATGCAGATGAACATGCACCATGTGCCGGCCCAGGCGGCCAAACCACTCCTCCAGGCTGACCTTGTCGCGGCAGAACAGATGCCAGTGCCCGACATCGAAGCAATGCCCAACCAGCGGCGAATCCAATCCCTCAAGCAAGCGCTGAAGGCTTCCCGGCCCGTCCTCGAACACGTTTTCCAGCGCCAGAACCGTTCCAATCTCCCGCGCCCGCTGTTCCAGGGGACGCCAGAATTCCAGGGAAGGCTCAAGCCACAGGTCCTCGTTGCCGCCGTAGCGCCAGCGGTCATAGCCGGGGTGCATCACGACGCAGCGCGCCTCAAGCAAGGCGGCGGCCTCCAGGGCCTGATCAAGCCGCCGCCGCGTCGCGTCGCGCACCAGGGGCTCGAGGGCGCCGGGGTTGAGGTCCATGAACGGGGCATGCACCGTTACGCGCAAGCCGGCGGAACGAAATTGCCCGGCCCAGTGCCTGAGTACGCCCCAGATCGCCGCATCGTCAAAATCCATCCCTTTGAAGGCGATCTCAGGCTGAAGTCCCCGGGAGAGCAAAAATGCGCCCTGCTCGTCGAGCAAACGATAGGGCAGCGAAACATGCAGGCGAGAGTGAAGCGACATAATCGGCAAAGGCATCCTTTCCGTGCCGCTCTCATAGAGGCGGCTCCATTCGTCAATCCAATCCGTCGAGGATAAAACGCCAGACCGCGAAAAACAAGGGGCGGGGGACAAGGCAGCGACAAAAAAGCCCGACCGGGGAAAAAGCAGGTTGACAATAACTGTATACTGTATACAATTGGATGAATCCAATTCGGAGCCTTCCGGTGAAAAAAAAGCCCATCGAACGCCACCAGACCCTGCGCGAGAAAATCCTCGAAACCATTCGCGATGCCATCCTGCGCGGCACCCTGAAGCCCGGCGAAAAAGTCGCCGAGCCGGAGTTGGCCGAGCGCTTCGGCATCAGCCGTACGCCGATCCGCGAGGCCTTTCGCCAGTTGGAGTCCGAGGGCTACCTGACCGTGATTCCGCGCAAGGGCGCGGTGGTCACCGCGCTCTCGGAACGCGACGTCAAGGAGTTTTACGCCATCAAGGCCATCCTGGAGGGCTATGCCGCGCGCATTGCCGCAAAGAACCTCAGCGACAAGGAAATCGAGCGCCTCGAGGCCATCAACGAGCGGCTTCAACAACTCGCCGATGAGGGCGACGTCAAATCCTTCTACCGCACCCACAACGAGTTCCACGAACTGTTCATCCGCGCCGCGGGCAACCACAAATTGGCGGAACTGATCAATCAGTTGGTGGTCAAGTTCAACCGGCCGCGTATGGCGTCCCTGTCGCTGCCCGGACGCATGCAGATTTCCGTCAACGAGCACTCGCGCCTGCTTGAAGCCTTCAAGGCGCGCAACGGCGAGCAGGCCGACAACCTGGTGCGCAAGACGGCAAGCCTCGGTGGCCAGCTCCTGATTCAGAGCATGGCCCAGGAGGAAGGGCGCGCGGTCGATCCCGCCGTCCTGGAACAGATTGTCGATGTCTGAAAGGTGCGCAGCGACTCATCCGGAACACCCTCGACCCGCCCCCTTTGGTGCGGGTTTTTCTTTGCCCTCCCACCAGGGCTCAAGGAGCTGAGCCATGTGGCTGCCCCTGGCCCTGCTGACCGCACTGTTCGAGTCGGGCAAGGATATTTTCGGCAAAAAGGGACTGCTGGCCGGAGCCGATCCTTACGTCATGGCCTGGGCTTGGCGGCTGCTGGCCCTGCCCTTCCTGCTGCCGCTGCTGCTATTGCCCCAGGCGTTGCCCGAGCAATTGGGTCCGGCCTTCTGGCCGGCCTTGCTGGCGGGCAGCGTTCTCAACATCCTCGCCGCGATTCTCTACATGAAGGCCATCAGCCAGAGCGATTTGTCCCTGTGCGTGCCCCTGGTGACCTTCACCCCGCTGTTTCTGCTGCTGACCTCGCCCCTGCTTTTGGCTGAAGTACCCTCCCCCGGCGGGATACTGGGGGTGGTTCTGATCGTCTCCGGGGCCTACCTGCTCAACCTGAGTCGGCTCTCCAGCGGCTGGCGGGAGCCGATCCGCGCCCTTTTCCACGCTCCCGGCGCGCGTCTGATGCTCGGCGTGGCCCTGATCTGGAGCCTGACGGCCAACATCGACAAGATCGGCTTGCAGAACTCCTCGCCCTTGCTATGGGCGGCGGCGATCAACGCCGCCATCGCCCTGGGCATGCTGCCCCTGGTGGCGATGCGGCGGCGCCAGGTCGAAGCTCGGTACTGCCTGCCCTGGAGGTGGTTGGTGCTGGTGGGGCTGTGCGGCGGGCTCACCACCCTGTGCCAGATGCTGGCCATCAGCCTGACGCAGGTTCCCTACGTGATCGCCGTCAAGCGGCTGAGCATTCTGTTCACCGCCCTCGCCGGGTTGCTGCTGCTGCGCGAACAGGGGCTGCGCGAACGGCTCGCCGGCACCCTGGTGATGCTGGCCGGAGTCATCTTGTTGGCGCTGGCGTAAGACACGCCCGCCCTTCCAAAACCTTTTCCGGTTGCCCGCCTCCGCGGCTTATGGCATATTCGCCTGCGAAAATCTTTTTTTACCGGTTTAGCATGGGGCTGCGACCCCATTCCTGATGAATAGACCATCTTTTTTCATCGATCACGCACCTCGCTGCGGATTTTCAAGGAGGTTTCCATGATTCTGCGTCTGCTCCTGGCCCTGGCTCTGTGCCTGGCGGCCACCACCGTCTCCGCCGACTCCATCGACATCGGTTTCAACGACGAGAGCTTTCAGCTCACTTACGAGCGCCCCCTGACCCGTGACGATTACGGCACCGCCCTGGCCAACGGACGGTTTCTCTACAACGGCGACGAGAAAACCACCCTGGGCAGCATCGGCGCCGATTTCGTCGGCGAACCGGGCAATGTTCCCGGCCTCGGCCTTGGCGTCGGCACCAAGTTCTACGCCGGCTCCACCGACCGCAGCACCGATTTCATCAATCTCGCCATCGGCCTGCGCGGTGAGTACGCGCCGCCTCAATT
Proteins encoded in this region:
- a CDS encoding FadR/GntR family transcriptional regulator — its product is MASVFRPIRPKKISEEIVEQIKALISAGELKPGEKIPSERELAGMLGVSRPSVREAIMVLDAMGLVEARQGGGTYVRSLTAAALQDPLLTLVEENPAMHYALVEVRMGLETWSAYLAAQRATDEEIKRLRELLGIMERQAAQGGWDADVDAQFHYAITAATHNTLQMHVLNTIHSLFHKTIQVALTEFYRRDGMVELLLEQHRAIFEGIAERNPEKARTAMFRHLTLVEEKMSQLQGEA
- a CDS encoding EamA family transporter, with protein sequence MWLPLALLTALFESGKDIFGKKGLLAGADPYVMAWAWRLLALPFLLPLLLLPQALPEQLGPAFWPALLAGSVLNILAAILYMKAISQSDLSLCVPLVTFTPLFLLLTSPLLLAEVPSPGGILGVVLIVSGAYLLNLSRLSSGWREPIRALFHAPGARLMLGVALIWSLTANIDKIGLQNSSPLLWAAAINAAIALGMLPLVAMRRRQVEARYCLPWRWLVLVGLCGGLTTLCQMLAISLTQVPYVIAVKRLSILFTALAGLLLLREQGLRERLAGTLVMLAGVILLALA
- the atpG gene encoding ATP synthase F1 subunit gamma yields the protein MANLKSIKKRIGSVKNTRQITKAMKMVSAAKLRRAQDAIVAARPYADKMTQVLAGLALREDPDSHPLLKQREQHRALIVLMTGDRGLCGGFNANVSKMVERYIRANAEGYEQIDLMIIGRKGNDYLKRRPGLNIVKVYEHLTGSISYSTAALLGQEIIELYKEEQYDVVHLAYNAFRSAISQVPTMTQVLPIVPRAVKEDEFLVDYIFEPSRGEVLEQILPKNVEVQIFRSLLESVASEHGARMSAMDSASKNANQMIGRLTLEYNRARQAAITKELMEIISGAEAIK
- the atpA gene encoding F0F1 ATP synthase subunit alpha, producing the protein MQIKAEEISAIIKKQIENFGREVEVSETGTVISIGDGIARIHGLDKAMAGELLVFPGDTMGMVLNLEEDNVGAAIFGDYEHIKEGATVKRTEKIVQVPVGEALIGRVVNGIGIPIDGKGDIKTDSFLKVEVKAPGIVARKSVHEPLQTGLKAIDSMVPIGRGQRELIIGDRQTGKTAVAIDTIINQQGQNCICIYVAIGQKRSTVAQVVDKLKQHGAMDYTIVVAATASEPAPLQFIAPYTGVTMGEYFRDNAKHALIIYDDLSKQAVAYRQLSLLLRRPPGREAYPGDVFYLHSRLLERAAKLSDEMGAGSLTALPIIETQAGDVSAYIPTNVISITDGQIFLETDLFYSGVRPAINVGLSVSRVGGSAQIKAMKQVAGTLRLALAQYREMAAFAQFGSDLDAATQRQLNRGARLVEVLKQGQYQPLPVEKQILVIFAANNGYLDEHPVNAVQRYEAELTTFIEAKHPQILEDIRTKKAIDGDLEARIKSALDEFKGHFVIA
- a CDS encoding YfaZ family protein translates to MILRLLLALALCLAATTVSADSIDIGFNDESFQLTYERPLTRDDYGTALANGRFLYNGDEKTTLGSIGADFVGEPGNVPGLGLGVGTKFYAGSTDRSTDFINLAIGLRGEYAPPQFWGLGVAGRLYYAPKVFSFRDSERLLESELRLTYAVLPKVKVYVGYQNIRLKEDRRNENWTIDDALRVGFVGYF
- a CDS encoding sugar phosphate isomerase/epimerase family protein, encoding MSLHSRLHVSLPYRLLDEQGAFLLSRGLQPEIAFKGMDFDDAAIWGVLRHWAGQFRSAGLRVTVHAPFMDLNPGALEPLVRDATRRRLDQALEAAALLEARCVVMHPGYDRWRYGGNEDLWLEPSLEFWRPLEQRAREIGTVLALENVFEDGPGSLQRLLEGLDSPLVGHCFDVGHWHLFCRDKVSLEEWFGRLGRHMVHVHLHDNRGEGDDHLPPGQGLIPFTKLRDLVQDQAPRASLALEVHDPAELAAALGAVSSLFDV
- the atpD gene encoding F0F1 ATP synthase subunit beta; protein product: MNKGKINQVIGPVVDVEFEPGKLPEIYHALKVSNPSISNQEWNLVLEVSQHLGENTVRTIAMDSTDGLVRGQEVLDTGKQIVMPVGSKTLGRILNVVGEPIDEAGPVNAELEWEIHRPAPAFVNQSTSVEAFETGIKVVDLLAPYSRGGKIGLFGGAGVGKTVLIMELIHNIAKQHGGFSVFAGVGERTREGNDLWHEMKDSGVLSKAALIYGQMNEPPGARARVALSALTVAEYFRDEENQDVLLFVDNIFRFTQAGSEVSALLGRIPSAVGYQPTLGTEMGELQERITTTDKGSITSVQAIYVPADDLTDPAPATAFAHLDATTVLSRQIAELGIYPAVDPLDSTSRILDPQVVGEEHYKVARDVQYILQRYKDLQDIIAILGMDELSEDDKLTVARARKIQRFLSQPFHVAEVFTGSPGKYVELKDTIKGFQEIVAGKHDELPEQAFYLVGTIEEAIEKAKKLAA
- the atpH gene encoding ATP synthase F1 subunit delta; amino-acid sequence: MSLSAISKRYARALIQLGSEQNKVEEFAGELDKVQAAFAAEKNLRTVLESPAFPFRKRAAVLTALGEKLGLSEGMRNFLGLLLEKQRLRFLPQIAEHYQRFADELSGTLRARLTSAVKLDAAQAVVIRTGLQQQTGKKIILDTRVDPSLIGGIKAEFGGRIFDGSLSTQLKRFEDKLTKG
- a CDS encoding F0F1 ATP synthase subunit epsilon — protein: MAEKLKLDLVTPYRLVLSEDVDEITAPGLVGEFGILPAHTPMLTTLQIGEFSYRKGNELFHVAVNWGFVEVENDRVTVLVETAELADEIDLERAKAALGRAEEALKKLTQDEKDFLVMKAALDRAMVRIKVAGRLGVK
- the dinB gene encoding DNA polymerase IV is translated as MTSARRCILHLDLDAFYAAVEQRDHPQLQGRPVIVGGSLRRGVVCAASYEARYYGVRSAMPMAQALRLCPEAVVQPVRMAEYRAASRAVFAIFARYTDCIEALSIDEAFLDVSHSLRLFGPGAAIAGKIRQEVRDETGLTLSAGIAPNKFLAKLASEAAKPDGLREIHPDQIDAFLLPLPVRSLWGVGAVTAERLAAMGIRQVGELRRLSRDFLHRRFGTAGGLLYELARGIDERPVDSEARIKSIGHEDTYAEDLRDTEVMRRELLALSERVAGRLRRKGVQGRCVTVKVKFADFSVVTRSRTLSTGLSNGGEIFSVACELLGQTEAGRRPVRLLGVSLSTLEALGAGQPELFSAPRHERLLRLDRAVDALRERFGDPGVVKAGLLAHPPSASDVEE
- a CDS encoding GntR family transcriptional regulator, encoding MKKKPIERHQTLREKILETIRDAILRGTLKPGEKVAEPELAERFGISRTPIREAFRQLESEGYLTVIPRKGAVVTALSERDVKEFYAIKAILEGYAARIAAKNLSDKEIERLEAINERLQQLADEGDVKSFYRTHNEFHELFIRAAGNHKLAELINQLVVKFNRPRMASLSLPGRMQISVNEHSRLLEAFKARNGEQADNLVRKTASLGGQLLIQSMAQEEGRAVDPAVLEQIVDV